Genomic DNA from Paenibacillus sp. MBLB1832:
AACTCCATGTAAATTATTTGTCAGTTCTCTTTTTTGGGAATCATTAGAAAGAAATTGGATATAACCAGAAAATATTAATAGCATATTTCCTTGATCAACTTGCTGGTGTCGGCAGGATCGGATTGGGAAATGAATGTCTGTTTACTTCTGTAAACAGCTAGCGCGGTGAGCCGCTTTGTCCTAACCGGCAAAGCGGCTTCCGTTTTTTTCGGAGCCTGTATGCATTTTACACCCCCTGTATGATAGTTGATCACAATCTTTTCTACAATATTCTTGATTGAGAAGGTGGTGGCCATTTTTAGAGCTTGGCCAGTCGGTTGGTCAGCAAGACCGACCGATTCGCAGGATCAGACGGACGATAATGACATTCTTGATGTCTGGCAGTGTGATGTGCCAGATTTGTCTGAAACGACTGGCGCCATCCATTTTTGCTGATAAGTAAAGTGGAGGATCTACGCCAGTGATGGCTGAGAGAAAGAAAGATAACCGTTCCCCCAGCCAGCTGTAACTTGCTCGGATTGTGTCGAAAGCGACAATTTACAACATTGATGGTGTTTATTCAAGATAAATTGACCAAGATTTGCGATAAATATGGTCATCTTGAGGGAAGCGTACCGATCTTTAAATTCCGTTATAGGATGTTCCTTTCTCCACATGCTACATTTAAATTAGCGGAAATACACAACCATCATATTAGGAGGAAGAGAGAGATGAGCAGATTCCCAGATCAATTTGTATGGGGGGCAGCGACCGCTGCCTATCAAGTGGAAGGTGCTGCTTACAGCGGCGGAAGGGGATTATCAATATGGGATGTCTTCTGTAAGACGCCAGGCAAAGTATTCAATGGTCATAACGGGGATACAGCCTGTGATCAATATAATCGGTATAAAGAAGACATCGCAATTATGAAGGAACTAGGAATTAAGGCATACCGCCTTTCCATCAGCTGGCCACGGATTATTCCCAATGGAGTAGGACAGGTCAACGAAGAAGGAATTGCTAACTATGATAGATTGGTAGATGAGCTGTTAGAGAACGGGATCGAGCCTTATGTTACCTTATTCCATTGGGATTTCCCTTATGAGCTGTACAAGCTGGGGGGTTGGTTAAACCGGGATGTAGCCGAATGGTTCGGTGAATATACAAAGATTGTCGTCAAACGACTTGGTGACCGAGTGAAATATTGGATGACACAAAATGAACCGCTCTGTTACATCTACTATGGGCATTATGAAGGTTCGATGGCTCCCGGATTGAAGCTTTCTTGGAAGGAAACTCTACAGATTGCACATAACTCCATGAGAGCCCACGGAAACTCAGTAATGGCAATCCGCTCTGCCTCTAAGCTTCCCAATATCGTAGGGTGTGCATCCAATGGCCGATATGCCTCGCCATACTCCGATCGGGCCGAGGATGTTGAAGCTGCTCAGCAATACATGTTCGGAACCAATATCCCAGACAAATTTACGGTCTCCATGCTTCACGAGCCCATCATCTTCGGGCATTATCCGCAAAGTATGTGGGATACACATGGGGCCCACATGCCTGAGATCGAGGATGGCGACCTGGAGATGATGTGCCAGCCTATGGATTTCCTGGGGATCAATATTTACGCGGTGTTGACGTCCGAGGTTACTTCCATTGGTCCTTGCTGGATAACTTTGAATGGCAGAAGGGTTATTCCATGCGTCTGGGGTTAGTGCATGTGGACTTTGCCACACAGAAGCGCACCATCAAGGAATCCGGATATTGGTACAAAAGGGTTATTAAAACCAATGGGGAAATCCTGTAACAAATGTCAAACCTATGAGCACGGGGCTGGAGATGAACATTTTTAATGAAAATAAAAAGGATTTTAATTTGTTTCTGGTTCGTCCTTTATGTCAGTCTAAGCTGTTCCAATTTCGTACTTGGGGCAACCCCAAATGTCATGCAGAATGGAAGTTTCGAAGAAATTGATGACAATGTACCACTGATGTGGTCACATACCGCTTGGAAAACGGAGAGTGAGATAACAGGTTATTCTGTTGTCAACGGAGGGGCACATTCTGGAAATTACTATGTATCCATTGAAAACAAACAGGAGAATGACTCCCGTTGGATGCAAACGGTACAAGTAAAGCCGAACACCTTGTACAAGCTCTCTGCCTGGATCATGGCCGATGGGACAAGAACGAACAGTAAAGGGGCGCTTCTAACGGTCGACGGTATCATGTCCACATCGGAAGATGTTCACGATACGAATGGGAGATGGAAATTTGTTGAATGGTATGGCAGAACAGGAACCAAACAAAGTCAATTAATTGTCAATGCGAGATTGGGATTTTACGGGAGTCCCAATACAGGTCGTGCCTCATTTGATGACATTACTTTGAAGGAGGTAGAAGTTGCGCCTTCAGGAGCAACAGTCACCACATTCGATCAAGGGATGTCAGATCAACCTGTGGCTGCATCCAAGGAAGATCGGTCTGCAAACGACATTTCAATAAGTCCAATACTGCTGTTCTCGGCATTATATGTTTTATTATTTGTGATACTTTATCGAATCATGAGAGTCAACCAACAACCTCACTTAAGGTCCAATGAAAATAAGTTGATGATGATCATTCTAGCAGCAGCGTTCATGCTTAGGATGCTCCTTGCTCCATTGTCTATTGGACACGACACGGACATCAATGTATTTAAAGCATGGGCTAATCACGCTTTTTCTGATGGATTATCCCAATTTTATAATGGAAATGTTTTCGCTGATTATCCGCCCGGCTACATCTATATTTTGTATCTTATTGGAGGCTTACAGAAGTTATTTTCGCTTGGGAATGTTGCTTTTACCGTTCTTATTAAATTACCCTCGATGATGACCGATCTTATGATCAGTTCTTTCATCTACCGCATGGCTAAAATAAAGTTTCAGCCCAAAACTGCCATTTCTTTGGCTGTCTTATATGCCTTTAATCCAGTTTCTATCGTAAATTCGGCCGCTTGGGGGCAGGTAGATGCATTTTTCACGATGGTTATCTTGTTTGCCATGTACTTGGTTGTCCAAAACCGATTACCTCATTCGGCAGTTGTTTTTGCACTCGCCATTTTAATAAAACCGCAGGCACTCATTTTTACTCCGCTGCTGTTGTTTGTGTTGTTACGTCAAAAAAGCCTGTCTGTTTTTGTGCGCAGCGTGGTGTATGGCCTTTCGGTAATTGTATTATTGTCACTCCCATTCACGCTGCATAAATCGGGAGGGCCTTTGTGGTTGTACAAGCTTTATCTCAGCACACTTTCCCAATATCCGTATGCTAGCTTAAATGCTTTTAATATATATGACTTGATGGGTGAGAATTGGCAGCCAGTATCCAAAACATTCTTATTTATTCCGTACAGTGCTTGGAGTACGATCTTCACAGCTATCGGCTTGATTTATTGTGCCTTTCTCTACTTTAAAAGTAAAGCGGATAACAGCAAATTGTATTATATAGGCTTCTTATTTACGGCAATCATGTTTATGCTTTCGGTTAAGATGCATGAGCGGTACCTTTTTTATGGATTACTTCTTGGACTTATGAGTTTTCTCCATACGAAAGACCGCCGGCTGCTGTTCATATTCGCAGGTTTCAGTATCACGCAATATGTGAATGCGCATTATGTGCTAATGAACAGCTGGGCAAAAGTTTTTCAAATTAACCGCTTTGATTTTTTCGTATTAAGCGTTTCTTTGGCAAATACATGGCTGTTTGCAGCTTTAATCAAAGTTGGATGGGACATTTACATAAAAGGAAAAATTGTTGGGATTAAACCCATTAAACCCATGGTATCTGGTAATTCTAGATATGCTTCGCAACCAATTTCGGAGCCAGAATCAAAGCTAAACAAAAGAGACGCTCTCTTGATGCTAGTTCTAGTTTGTGCTTATTCCTCCTTCGCATTATTTAATTTGGGGTCGAACCTAGCACCAGAAACGTATTGGAAGCCGGCAAATGCGGGTGAAAGTTTGGTTATCGATTTAGGACAAATTCAGCCAGTCGAGAGAGTTAACAGTTTCGCTGCACTAGGCAACGGATCGTTTAAGCTACAGATTTCGCAGAATGGTCTCAATTGGGAAGGGGAATATACGGTTAACAGAAATGGCGGCAACGTATTTACTTGGCAAAGCCTACTGATTAACCAACCAGCACGCTATATTAGGGTAAAGGTGGAAACACCGGGAACCCGCTTAAATGAGCTGGCGATTTTCAGCAGTGGGAGTGAACAGCCGCTCCAGATTCACAATGTAAAGGCAGAGAACATCAGCAACAGCTCGGAAGGCAGCATTGAGAACCTGTTTGATGAACAAAAGGAAGTCTCCTATAAACAATCGTATTTGAACAGCATGTATTTTGACGAGATATACCATGCTCGTACGGCTTATGAGCATACCCATCAACTCGAGCCTTTTGAAAGCACACATCCCCCTTTGGGTAAAATATGTATTGCTGTTGGAACGTGGATATTTGGGATGAATCCATTCGGATGGCGGATTGTTGGAACCGTGTTTGGTATCATGATGATACCCCTCATGTATGTTTTCGCGAAGCGGCTGTTTCGTAAAACGGAATATGCATTTATCGCCTCGTTTTTGCTCGCGTTTGATTTTATGCATTTCGTACAAACAAGAATTGCAACGATTGATGTGTATGCGGTATTTTTTATCATGATGATGTTCTACTTTATGTACCGTTATTTCAATATGAATTTCTTTGTAGACGGCTTAAAAAGAACTTTAATACCACTTGCGCTGAGTGGACTGTTTTTTGGCTTGGGTGTAGCGTCCAAATGGATTTCATTGTACGCGGGGGCGGGTTTGGCTCTCATTTTGTTAATCTCCTTAAGAGATAGATACATCGAATACAGAGAAGCGCAGTGTGAATGCGATAAATCCAATGCAAAGAAAAAAAGTGGTAACAAGCAAGCGGATCTTGCACGAAGCCAATATAGAATAAGCGTGTTCCCAAAATTTGTGATGATAACGGTCGGTTGGTGCGTAATATGGTTTATCATCATTCCGTTGCTAATCTATGTGATGTCGTATTTGCCATTCATGATGGTGTCTGGACCAGGACATGGGCTGGCAGACGTAGTCAGCTATCAAAAACATATGTACAATTACCATAGCAGCTTGAAAGCAACGCATCCATTCTCTTCGAGTTGGTATCAATGGCCTACGATGGAGAAACCGGTGTGGTATTACGGAGGTCAGGAATTGCCTGATGGAAAAACCTCGTTGATCGTGGCTTTGGGCAATCCTGTAATTTGGGGATGGATCGGGATAGCAAGCGTTCTATTGGCTTCATGGATCGGGTATAAAAACAAGGACAGGCGCATTTTATTTATTTCCGTTGCGCTTGGCTCCGTATATGTGCCGTGGATGCTTGTAGCAAGGTTGACTTTCATATACCATTTTTTTGCTGCCGTTCCGTTTATGATTTTGTGCATCACGTATGTGATTATGTATGTTAAAGAAAAGGCCCTACAGGACAAGAGAGCTTCTAGCAAAAGATGGGCTAATGGAATTGTTTATGGATATTTAATCTTAGCTTTCCTTTTATTTATTCTCTTTTATCCTATTTTGTCTGGAGCTATCGTTGATCGGGAGTACGTTGACACTTTTTTGAAATGGAAAGATTCATGGCAGTTTTGATAAAAACGAAACTTAAAGCCGAGTCCTGAATCAGGATCTCGGCTTCAAGTATTAGTCCATTTGGAACGGGCTGTGAGTGCGGATCAATTTGTTCGAATGAGGTCAATTTGATCAATACCGATCCATGCTCCGGCATTCGCATCGGTATAAGCGCCAACCTCAATTTTACCATAACCATTGGCAATAACGATGTTATCGATAGTTACCTGAGTCCAGCTAGAGTTATCCGGGGTAGTAACGCTCAAATCGGTTCCGCCGAATTTCTTGGCTACGATCATGCTCCTGGTAAAGGTTCCGCCGCGTCTGACCCATACCGTAAGTTTGTAAGTGCCATCCGATAGACCTGTGATCGTCTGGAAGGTATAGATATTGAAAGCACTGGCATAATAGTGCGTCAATCGGTTGTTGCCGTCATGTGCGTATTTATCAACATAATCCGCATTTGGCGTCGCGCTGCTGGTGGTCCAACCAGTGATGGTCTGGGAGTTCAGCGCATCCTTCTCGAATCCACCGTTTACGACGAGGGATTTGAAGTTTTCCGGCCAGAAGGTGATTCCGTATGTGCCAAGGTTCGTTATGAAGTCCGCTGTAAAGTTCATGCCCTGATCCACAACCGGTATGCGGTAATTGAAGGTCATCCAGTTCATCCAGCTGATGCCCAAGGTTTCCTTTGACTTGATTAGTGGCATCATATTAACGTAATTCACTGGCGTACGCGTACCCGAATCGCTTAACAATTCCGTGCAGATAATGGGGTATCCGGCGTCTCTCCAGCTCTTGGCAGTAGTGTCTTCAGAAGTAGAACTATAAGTATGATAGCCGATGGAGGCGTTGGAGTAGTTAATACCTGTTGTATTTTGAATGGTCGTTAAGTCAATCACAGGCCTGGTTGTATCGCCACCATAGTACTGAGATGTGTTAGGGACTGACCACATAATAAGGTGAGTATTCGGAGCTAGGTTCCGGATGTAATTGTACATATGCTCCTGGGAAGCTGCATTGGTAACGGTTTCATTGCTTCCCTCGTAGATCACATGTGTCCGATCCTTATAGCGAGGAGCGTAAAATGCCCAGAAACGGTCCGCTTGAGTCAAATTGATCTGGGTCGTGTAATTTTCAAAGCCGGTATGCCAATTTACGATGGCATAGATGCCGTCTTCCTCCGCCCAGTTGACGACAGTATCTACGGTACTAGAGACAGAAGCTGGGTCAAGGGTTTGATATTGGTCATAAATGCAAATTCGTACCACATTCAGATGGTAATCTCTCGACAAGGAGCGGAAATATTCGCGGAATTGAGTCGGCTCGGCCTGCATCTGGGTAATAGCGCCCGGGGTGATCCAGAAACGTCCGCCACGGAGCGGCTTGCCATCATCGGTAACCACGTTCCCATTCTGAATATTAACCCTGTCTCGTGCTGTGGATTGGGCATGGGTCGTTGTAGCAAAGAAAAAGAGACTGATGAGCACGAATAACAGGGATAATACCAAGGTCAAATTCGAAACAGAAAGCCTTTTTCCATAGATGGATTGAGTCATTAACTGTACCTCCCTAAATTTGTGGGTTATACCAATGCCATGTCAACAGGCGATACCACCTCCTTTCAATGGTTAATTTCTGTAAGCGATTTCAAATTATTGTGAATATAGTTTGACGAGGATGACCGGCTGGATTCGAGTAAATTCGACATTCGCAATTAAACAAATCTATCGGCTGATGTATTCAAAGTAACACGATGCTCCTTCACGAACAATGATACGATTGCAAGATTGGATAATGTTTTCTTAACAGAATAACCCACTCTGGTTAAATGAAACCAGAGTGGGTTATTTTAACCTGGGTACTGCCCATCTCGATATTCCTGAGGGGTGACTCCGTAATATTTGCGAAATAACTTGATGAAGTAGGAAGAATTCTGATATCCAATTTTGTTGCAAATTTCATAGATTTTATCTGATGAATGCTGGAGTAGGTAGGAAGCTCGCTCCATTTTTAAACGAATAATATAGTCGCTCAGATTCTCGCCGGTTTCGGTCTTGAAGATTTTGGACAGATATACCGGGTGGAGATGAACATGATCAGCTAATGCCTGAAGCGTCACATCTTCCCCTAAATGGACGTTCACAAAGTTTTGCAGCTCTTGAACCACGTTGTTCTTACCTGCTGCCATGCTCTGGCTCAGGTCCTCGAACAGCAATTCCGTTACATGAATCGCCCAGTCCTTCAGTTGTTTCACACTTTGGAACGCCATGCTAGAAATCAGTGGCTCATAGGCATGGCCAAGCAAGTATTCCATTCGCTTCCCGCTCTTATGGGAAAAGTAGGTAAATGCCGAGGAAAAGTAAAAATACACCTCAAGTAAATGTTCCCTGGAATCCCTCCAATGCTCTTCGAGCTCCAAGGTGATCATTTCAATCTTCTCCAGAACGGGCTCCTTCTTGCCGATATCCAGGAGCTGCATGAGCAGCGGCGGCTCATAGAGAACCTGCAGGGAGCGGACAGGGGCAGTCTGCTGAAGCTCGTCTGACAGGGTCAGAAAGATATCCTCATCGTTACCGACATTGCGGCGAATAGAGGATACGGACCTTTGATACAGGTCGGAGACATCTTGGGGGAAGACACCCCAAGAGCTAACCACCATGGACACTTTTCCTTTCAGAAAGGTTCGTACATTGTCTTGAACCTTAATGGCCGTCTGTTGAAGCAGAATTGGGCTGTTCAGGCTCTCAGGATTCAATTGCTTCAGCCTTGCTTCTTTCTCTTCGTCCAGCTTAACAATCAAGACAAGATAATCGTGGGGGTCCTTCCCTGCCAGCAGGTGGAAGTGGTCACTTAAGGTTTCTTCGGCGATGTTGCTAATGGCATATTCAAACAAGTCCAGGCTGGCTGGATCAAACTTGGTGAAATGCTGCTCGAGACGGATGACGATAATGGCGAACTGGTCCCCTGGATAAAAGGGTTTATTCAGCAGCTTGAGCTTATATTCAAGTTCTTCATCCTTAAACTTTTTACCTTTGAGCAGATCGTTTACCAGCGTGGAAAGAATAGCTGGCGCTTGTTCCTTTAGAGTGGAAGAAGCCTTATGGAGGGAGGACATTTGGGCCCATTCCTGCCTTAGCTGGTCCGCCATCCGAACGACTGCTGAGATAACTTCGTCGTCACTAGCGGGTTTCACCAGATATTCGGATACTTGGGAGACCATGGCTTCCCTGGCATAATTAAAGTCGGCATGGCCAGAGTGTACAATACATTTGGTTCTCCTGTTGGACTCTCTGAGTTTCTGGATCAGTTCCAATCCACTGAAGCCTGGCATCCGAATATCCGTAATGACAATATCGATGGCATGGGTGTTCATCAGTTCAAGAGCCTCCATTGCGGAATAGGCACGATGAACCTCCTGAATATCGTATTGACTCCATGGGATATTTTCCGCTAAGGTATCAGCAGCTAGCCATTCATCATCAACGATGAGTAAATTGAACAAGATTTCTACCCCCTTCTTATAAAATTGGCCATGATAGACTGATTTTCAGGCCTCCAAGCTCCGATGGTATTGCTGCCACTTCGGCCTGTTCTCCCCAGTGAAGCAGCAGACGCTGGGCAACGTTCCAGACACCGCACAAATCATCCTCATTCCCTGAATTCGTCATGGCTTTATTGAGCCTTAGTCGGGCTTCCTCCTTCATACCGACCCCATTGTCCTCCACATCAAGTCTATAGAAACCGTCCTTCATCTCTCCGGTAATCCTCACGTAACCCGGGTGAACGTTAGGCTCAATTCCATGAATAATCGCATTCTCTACCAGGGGCTGCAGGAGCAGTCTCGGCAGCTCGATGTTCTCCATCTCCTTTGGAATCTGGATGTCGTAACTCATCTTACGGAGTCTCAGCTTGTGAATCTCCAGATAGTTCCGGATCAGCGTTATCTCCTCATGTAATGTGCTCAGTGGATTCCCCAGTCGGGTAGTGTACCGGTAATACGCCCCTAAGTTTAATGTCATGGAGATGATCATCTCCTCGTCCCCTCTCTTGGCGCTGTTCTGAATAAAGTTAAGGCAATTATAAAGAAAGTGCGGGTCAATCTGGGATTGAAGCTGCTTTAATGTCGCTTCCTGAAGCCGGATTTTGGATTCGTAGATGGTTTCAATCTGTTCCTTGATTTGCCGGGCCATTGCGTTGAATTGAGTGATCAGAATATGGAATTCATTCTTGGCTTGATAGTCAATCTGAGCAGAATAATCACCCCGCATCAAGGTCCGGACACTGTACATCATCTTGGCGATAGGAGCCTGTACGTTCCTGTAAATGGTGAAGGATAATGTGAAACCGACCACAATCAAGA
This window encodes:
- a CDS encoding glycosyltransferase family 39 protein; this translates as MQNGSFEEIDDNVPLMWSHTAWKTESEITGYSVVNGGAHSGNYYVSIENKQENDSRWMQTVQVKPNTLYKLSAWIMADGTRTNSKGALLTVDGIMSTSEDVHDTNGRWKFVEWYGRTGTKQSQLIVNARLGFYGSPNTGRASFDDITLKEVEVAPSGATVTTFDQGMSDQPVAASKEDRSANDISISPILLFSALYVLLFVILYRIMRVNQQPHLRSNENKLMMIILAAAFMLRMLLAPLSIGHDTDINVFKAWANHAFSDGLSQFYNGNVFADYPPGYIYILYLIGGLQKLFSLGNVAFTVLIKLPSMMTDLMISSFIYRMAKIKFQPKTAISLAVLYAFNPVSIVNSAAWGQVDAFFTMVILFAMYLVVQNRLPHSAVVFALAILIKPQALIFTPLLLFVLLRQKSLSVFVRSVVYGLSVIVLLSLPFTLHKSGGPLWLYKLYLSTLSQYPYASLNAFNIYDLMGENWQPVSKTFLFIPYSAWSTIFTAIGLIYCAFLYFKSKADNSKLYYIGFLFTAIMFMLSVKMHERYLFYGLLLGLMSFLHTKDRRLLFIFAGFSITQYVNAHYVLMNSWAKVFQINRFDFFVLSVSLANTWLFAALIKVGWDIYIKGKIVGIKPIKPMVSGNSRYASQPISEPESKLNKRDALLMLVLVCAYSSFALFNLGSNLAPETYWKPANAGESLVIDLGQIQPVERVNSFAALGNGSFKLQISQNGLNWEGEYTVNRNGGNVFTWQSLLINQPARYIRVKVETPGTRLNELAIFSSGSEQPLQIHNVKAENISNSSEGSIENLFDEQKEVSYKQSYLNSMYFDEIYHARTAYEHTHQLEPFESTHPPLGKICIAVGTWIFGMNPFGWRIVGTVFGIMMIPLMYVFAKRLFRKTEYAFIASFLLAFDFMHFVQTRIATIDVYAVFFIMMMFYFMYRYFNMNFFVDGLKRTLIPLALSGLFFGLGVASKWISLYAGAGLALILLISLRDRYIEYREAQCECDKSNAKKKSGNKQADLARSQYRISVFPKFVMITVGWCVIWFIIIPLLIYVMSYLPFMMVSGPGHGLADVVSYQKHMYNYHSSLKATHPFSSSWYQWPTMEKPVWYYGGQELPDGKTSLIVALGNPVIWGWIGIASVLLASWIGYKNKDRRILFISVALGSVYVPWMLVARLTFIYHFFAAVPFMILCITYVIMYVKEKALQDKRASSKRWANGIVYGYLILAFLLFILFYPILSGAIVDREYVDTFLKWKDSWQF
- a CDS encoding response regulator, which encodes MFNLLIVDDEWLAADTLAENIPWSQYDIQEVHRAYSAMEALELMNTHAIDIVITDIRMPGFSGLELIQKLRESNRRTKCIVHSGHADFNYAREAMVSQVSEYLVKPASDDEVISAVVRMADQLRQEWAQMSSLHKASSTLKEQAPAILSTLVNDLLKGKKFKDEELEYKLKLLNKPFYPGDQFAIIVIRLEQHFTKFDPASLDLFEYAISNIAEETLSDHFHLLAGKDPHDYLVLIVKLDEEKEARLKQLNPESLNSPILLQQTAIKVQDNVRTFLKGKVSMVVSSWGVFPQDVSDLYQRSVSSIRRNVGNDEDIFLTLSDELQQTAPVRSLQVLYEPPLLMQLLDIGKKEPVLEKIEMITLELEEHWRDSREHLLEVYFYFSSAFTYFSHKSGKRMEYLLGHAYEPLISSMAFQSVKQLKDWAIHVTELLFEDLSQSMAAGKNNVVQELQNFVNVHLGEDVTLQALADHVHLHPVYLSKIFKTETGENLSDYIIRLKMERASYLLQHSSDKIYEICNKIGYQNSSYFIKLFRKYYGVTPQEYRDGQYPG
- a CDS encoding glycoside hydrolase family 1 protein produces the protein MSRFPDQFVWGAATAAYQVEGAAYSGGRGLSIWDVFCKTPGKVFNGHNGDTACDQYNRYKEDIAIMKELGIKAYRLSISWPRIIPNGVGQVNEEGIANYDRLVDELLENGIEPYVTLFHWDFPYELYKLGGWLNRDVAEWFGEYTKIVVKRLGDRVKYWMTQNEPLCYIYYGHYEGSMAPGLKLSWKETLQIAHNSMRAHGNSVMAIRSASKLPNIVGCASNGRYASPYSDRAEDVEAAQQYMFGTNIPDKFTVSMLHEPIIFGHYPQSMWDTHGAHMPEIEDGDLEMMCQPMDFLGINIYAVLTSEVTSIGPCWITLNGRRVIPCVWG
- a CDS encoding family 1 glycosylhydrolase; protein product: MLDNFEWQKGYSMRLGLVHVDFATQKRTIKESGYWYKRVIKTNGEIL
- a CDS encoding cellulase family glycosylhydrolase; the protein is MTQSIYGKRLSVSNLTLVLSLLFVLISLFFFATTTHAQSTARDRVNIQNGNVVTDDGKPLRGGRFWITPGAITQMQAEPTQFREYFRSLSRDYHLNVVRICIYDQYQTLDPASVSSTVDTVVNWAEEDGIYAIVNWHTGFENYTTQINLTQADRFWAFYAPRYKDRTHVIYEGSNETVTNAASQEHMYNYIRNLAPNTHLIMWSVPNTSQYYGGDTTRPVIDLTTIQNTTGINYSNASIGYHTYSSTSEDTTAKSWRDAGYPIICTELLSDSGTRTPVNYVNMMPLIKSKETLGISWMNWMTFNYRIPVVDQGMNFTADFITNLGTYGITFWPENFKSLVVNGGFEKDALNSQTITGWTTSSATPNADYVDKYAHDGNNRLTHYYASAFNIYTFQTITGLSDGTYKLTVWVRRGGTFTRSMIVAKKFGGTDLSVTTPDNSSWTQVTIDNIVIANGYGKIEVGAYTDANAGAWIGIDQIDLIRTN